CTTTCCCTGCAAATAGGCGGCAGGGCAGGCCGGCTTTGTCTGCGGCCACTGCGAGTGCAAACGGGCCTTTCCCCGAGAGTGAGCTGAAGTCGATCTTACCCTCGCCACTTAATACGAGATCGGCGGCGGCTATCTTGGCCTTCAGGTTGAGCCATGCGGTGACCAGTTCAAAGCCGGGCACGAAATTGGCATCGCAACAGACGTGCAGGCCGAAGCCGATGCCTCCTGCTGCTCCCGTCCCGGGCGTCAGAATCGAGGATTCGGCTTTGTTGAAATGACGGCATAGCATGCGTGCCATTTTGCCGGCCAGGGAATCGAAAATTTCAACCTCGTCTTCGGAGAGCCCCTTTTGAGGTCCGTAAACGGAAGCGGCGCCGCGGGGACCAAGTAGCGGATTATCTACATCGCATGCGATATAGATGGGAGGGAGTTCCGGTTCGATCGCGCCTTCGATACGCTCGATCTCGATCCAGTCTTTTGGCAGTACACCTTCGATCCGTGAGCCATCGGCTCGGAGGAATTGGAGACCGAGTGACTCCAAGGCACCCAGTCCGAGATCGCTCGTGGCGCTCCCGCCTATGCCGAGTAGGATCGCTTGTGCGCACTCTGTGGTCGCGATTCGGATTAATTCGCCCACTCCTCGGGTCGTGGTAA
This window of the Coraliomargarita parva genome carries:
- a CDS encoding glycerate kinase gives rise to the protein MQILIAFDKFKDSMPAAAACKAAEVGIRAALGDAVKTTLAPLTDGGEGFCPILAESAGGWIEYHRASGPLGESVEAPLGWVEARQLPAGTERYLSKLEGKVAVIEMASVAGLEQVPSDQRHPRFTTTRGVGELIRIATTECAQAILLGIGGSATSDLGLGALESLGLQFLRADGSRIEGVLPKDWIEIERIEGAIEPELPPIYIACDVDNPLLGPRGAASVYGPQKGLSEDEVEIFDSLAGKMARMLCRHFNKAESSILTPGTGAAGGIGFGLHVCCDANFVPGFELVTAWLNLKAKIAAADLVLSGEGKIDFSSLSGKGPFALAVAADKAGLPCRLFAGKAEKEAVQAIESKFPGTRAYSITPEDMALPEALSKGAINLQASVEKVLSAETFDR